Part of the Arthrobacter globiformis genome is shown below.
GCCGGCGGCAATGCTGTGGGCGCCGAACGCGGTCACGAATCCGGCAGCGTAGAGGGGTACCGCGGGCTGCCGGGCGGGCGTGGGATGAGTCACGGGGTCCGCCGGAGTCACGGGCTCGCCGGAGTCACGGGGCGGTCAGCCTTTGGCTGCCGTCACGAAGGCCCTGATCTTGGCCAGGTCCTTCACTCCCCTGCTTTGTTCGACGCCGGACGAGACGTCCACGCCCCACGCGCCGGCATCACGGGCGGCCTGGGATACGTTGGCGGGATCGAGGCCGCCGGCTAGGAGCCACTGCCGTCCCGCCAGGCCTTTGGCGCGCACGGAACCGTAGTCCCAGGCCTCGCCGGAACCGGGAACTGCGGCGTCGATAAGCAGCAGTTCCTCGCCCCAGTTGGTAAACGCGTCTGGTGCGGCACCCATGGTGACGGCGCGGATGATCTTCATGCCGGCGTCGTGCGCTGTTTTTACGTCGTC
Proteins encoded:
- a CDS encoding phosphoribosylanthranilate isomerase codes for the protein MFVKVCGLSTPESVREAVEAGADAVGFVLTASPRVVSPAQVTQLVKAVPDGVAAVGVFRSEPAADAVAIARAAGLGWIQLHGERTPDDVKTAHDAGMKIIRAVTMGAAPDAFTNWGEELLLIDAAVPGSGEAWDYGSVRAKGLAGRQWLLAGGLDPANVSQAARDAGAWGVDVSSGVEQSRGVKDLAKIRAFVTAAKG